The following proteins are co-located in the Triticum aestivum cultivar Chinese Spring chromosome 1A, IWGSC CS RefSeq v2.1, whole genome shotgun sequence genome:
- the LOC123078320 gene encoding uncharacterized protein isoform X2 → MQTMSVEELKQSLLAATMELEVSKEELRRKEQSIAKLADLVRQVAKERDDARDQVQQLLLAAAKQAAPPVHQPAPALGTSSVTDSDCSLVSSPVDPFFDPVTSSDRRRCGGGKLGAASPPPPAKQQQLCGADAVLDMLAAKKPLPPRGRLLQSVMEAGPLLQNLLVAGPLPRWRNPPPVHALDTLPVGGGGVYMNATPLHAANAGAAPGYGPNANSACMKRPMAAMPAMPMAATSCSPSRGFAPKRHRLH, encoded by the exons ATGCAGACCATG AGCGTGGAGGAGCTGAAGCAGAGCTTGCTGGCGGCGACCATGGAGCTGGAGGTGTccaaggaggagctgcggaggAAGGAGCAGAGCATCGCCAAGCTCGCCGACCTCGTGCGCCAGGTGGCCAAGGAGCGGGACGACGCGAGGGACCAGGTGCAGCAGCTGCTCCTCGCCGCGGCTAAGCAGGCCGCGCCGCCGGTGCACCAGCCGGCGCCGGCCCTGGGCACGTCGAGCGTCACCGACTCGGACTGCAGCCTCGTGTCGTCCCCCGTCGACCCCTTCTTCGACCCCGTCACCTCCTCCGACCGGCGCCGCTGCGGGGGCGGCAAGCTCGGCGCCGCCAGCCCGCCCCCGCCGGCCAAGCAGCAGCAGCTCTGCGGCGCCGACGCCGTGCTCGACATGCTCGCCGCGAAGAAGCCGCTGCCGCCGAGGGGTCGGCTGCTGCAGTCCGTCATGGAGGCGGGGCCCCTGCTGCAGAACCTGCTCGTGGCCGGGCCGCTCCCGCGCTGGCGCAACCCGCCGCCCGTGCACGCGCTCGACACGCtcccggtcggcggcggcggagtctACATGAACGCGACGCCACTCCACGCCGCGAACGCCGGCGCGGCTCCCGGCTACGGCCCCAACGCCAACAGCGCCTGCATGAAGCGGCCGATGGCGGCGATGCCCGCCATGCCCATGGCCGCCACCAGCTGCTCGCCGTCGCGGGGCTTCGCCCCCAAGCGGCACCGGCTGCATTGA
- the LOC123078320 gene encoding uncharacterized protein isoform X1, translating into MAMEPLPLGFGDAMDTTLFSTLWSFQEELQPQESVEELKQSLLAATMELEVSKEELRRKEQSIAKLADLVRQVAKERDDARDQVQQLLLAAAKQAAPPVHQPAPALGTSSVTDSDCSLVSSPVDPFFDPVTSSDRRRCGGGKLGAASPPPPAKQQQLCGADAVLDMLAAKKPLPPRGRLLQSVMEAGPLLQNLLVAGPLPRWRNPPPVHALDTLPVGGGGVYMNATPLHAANAGAAPGYGPNANSACMKRPMAAMPAMPMAATSCSPSRGFAPKRHRLH; encoded by the exons ATGGCAATGGAGCCGCTCCCCCTCGGCTTCGGCGACGCCATGGACACCACCCTCTTCTCCACGCTCTGGTCCTTCCAGGAGGAGCTGCAGCCCCAGGAG AGCGTGGAGGAGCTGAAGCAGAGCTTGCTGGCGGCGACCATGGAGCTGGAGGTGTccaaggaggagctgcggaggAAGGAGCAGAGCATCGCCAAGCTCGCCGACCTCGTGCGCCAGGTGGCCAAGGAGCGGGACGACGCGAGGGACCAGGTGCAGCAGCTGCTCCTCGCCGCGGCTAAGCAGGCCGCGCCGCCGGTGCACCAGCCGGCGCCGGCCCTGGGCACGTCGAGCGTCACCGACTCGGACTGCAGCCTCGTGTCGTCCCCCGTCGACCCCTTCTTCGACCCCGTCACCTCCTCCGACCGGCGCCGCTGCGGGGGCGGCAAGCTCGGCGCCGCCAGCCCGCCCCCGCCGGCCAAGCAGCAGCAGCTCTGCGGCGCCGACGCCGTGCTCGACATGCTCGCCGCGAAGAAGCCGCTGCCGCCGAGGGGTCGGCTGCTGCAGTCCGTCATGGAGGCGGGGCCCCTGCTGCAGAACCTGCTCGTGGCCGGGCCGCTCCCGCGCTGGCGCAACCCGCCGCCCGTGCACGCGCTCGACACGCtcccggtcggcggcggcggagtctACATGAACGCGACGCCACTCCACGCCGCGAACGCCGGCGCGGCTCCCGGCTACGGCCCCAACGCCAACAGCGCCTGCATGAAGCGGCCGATGGCGGCGATGCCCGCCATGCCCATGGCCGCCACCAGCTGCTCGCCGTCGCGGGGCTTCGCCCCCAAGCGGCACCGGCTGCATTGA